The DNA region AGGATCACCGGCACGACCGGCAACAGGATCCACGGATAGACGGCGACTGCGTTGATGTTCTGGGCTTCGTTCAATAACACGCCCCAACTTGTGATCGGCGGGCGCAGGCCCAGGCCTAGAAAGCTCAGCGCCGTTTCGCCCAGGATCATGTTGGGAATCGACAGCGTTGCGGACGCGATCAGGTGACTCATGAAGCTCGGCAATAGGTGGCGCGCGATCACGCGCCGCGGTCGAGCGCCCATGAGTATGGCTGCCGTGCAAAAATCCTCCTCGCGCAGGGCGAGGAGCTTGGAGCGCACCGCCCGGCCAAGTCCCGTCCAATCGATCAGGCCCAGGATAATGGTGATGCCGAAATAGATCAGCGCCGGACTCCACGTCACGGGAAGCACCGCCGATAGCGCCATCCAAAGCGGTAATTCCGGGAATGAGCGAATGACCTCGATCAAGCGTTGGATGAGGCTGTCCGTCCAACCGCCGTAATACCCCGCGAGGCCGCCGAGGGTCAGGCCGAGCAGGAAGCTGATGCTAATCCCGATCAACCCGATGGTGAGCGAGATTCGGGCCCCGTAGATGATGCGGGAAAGCATGTCGCGGCCGAGCCGGTCGGTACCTTGCAGAAACAGCGTGCCGCCCTCTGCGGGGCAAACCAAATGGAATCGCCCTTCGATCATGCCCCAAAATCGATATTCGTCGCCGAGGCAGAAGAACCGCAACTTCTCGATTCGCGTTGGATTGGGCATATAAACCCAGCGCAGCGTTTCCATGTCGAGGCTTGTGTCGAAGCCGTAGACGAACGGCCCGATGAAGCGTCCGTTGTCGAAGAGGTGGATCGCCTGCGGCGGGGCGTAAAGAAAATCCGTGTGCCGTGTGCGAAGGTTGTAGGGTGCGAGGATTTCCGAAACGAGGATCGAGGCATATACCACGGCAAGGAAAATGCCGGAGACGACGGCTAGGCGGTGGCGCTTGAGCTTCCACCACATGAGCCGCCATTGCCCCGCGAGAAAATAACGCTCTTGTCCCGGCGCCATTGCCTCGATCGCATAGGGATCGAAGGGTGCCGTCGAGACATAGTGTTCGAGACGCGGAGAGAGCAGACGGTCCACGGCGTGACCCCTGTCGCTGTCGGGACTGTCGCGCCGCTCGACGGTCATCGCGTCGTCCCGCCATGGAGGCGAATGCGCGGGTCGAGCACCGCGAGAAGAATGTCCGACAACAGGACGCCGATGACGGTGAGCGTCGCCAGGAACATGAGGAACGATCCCGCGAGGAACATATCCTGACTCCTCAAGGCGCGGAGCAGCATCGGTCCGGTGGTCGGCAGCGACAGAACGATGGACGTTATCGCCGCACCCGAAATCAGGTGGGGCAGGAGATTTCCAATATCGGCAACGAATGGATTGAGCGCCATGCGCAACGGATACTTGAGCAACAGCCGTCGGTTCGGCAGACCCTTGGCTCGTCCGGTCACGACATATTGTTTCTGAAGCTCGTCGAGCAGATTGGCGCGCAAGCGCCGTATCATTCCCGCGGTACCGGACGCGCCGATCACGATCACGGGTATCCAAAGATGCGCAAGGACCGAGAGCGCCTTGGCCCAGCTCCAAGGCTGATCGAGATACTTCTCGTCCATGAGGCCGCCGACCGAGGTGCCGAACCAGGCGTTTGCGATGTAGAGCAGCACGAGTGCGAGCAGGAAATTCGGCGTGGCAAGGCCGATGAAACCGAGGAACGTGAGCGCGTAATCGCCGATGCTGTATTGTCGGGTCGCCGAATAAACGCCGATAGGAAACGAGACAACCCAGACGAAGATAACGGTCGCGAATGAAACGATAAAGGACAGCAGCAGCTGATCGCCGACCACCTTGGTGACGGGTAGATTGTATTCGAACGAATAGCCGAAATCGCCCCGCAGCATGCCCGTAAGCCAGATGAAGTATTGCTGCACGAGCGGCTTGTCCAAACCGTATTGCTCACGCAGAAACTGGATCTTCTGCGGGTCGACCGATTCGCCCTGCGACTGCAGCTCCGACATATAGCTCGTAAGGTAATCGCCCGGCGGCAGTTCGATGATGATGAAAACGACGATGCTGATGGCGAGCAGCGTCGGAATCATGATCAACAGGCGCTGCGTGAGGTAACCGAACATGTCGTTATTCCCCGCCCGTCATCTTGGCATCTGTCATGTTCCGATCCTCAGGGTGCAGCGCCGGAGAGCGACGCCGTCTCCGCCGGAGCGGTATCGAACCAGAACGTCTCAGGCCGGTAGATTCCGAGTTGGGCGCCCGGATCCCAGGCGTAGATGGCTTTTTCCGGCACGTTCTTGAGATGATTGCTGACCACGACCGGCTGCGGCACGCCGGCGACGATCCCGATCGAAAACTGCTGCTGAGCGTTGATCTCGAGCATCCGGTGCCAGATGCGGGTCCGCTCTGCCGGATCCGATGTGGCCTCCCAGGCGGCGTTCAAGGCGAGAAGCTCCTTGGCTTCCGGCAAATCCGGCGGCTCGCCCGCCTTGCCGTCCGACTCATAGTAGTTGCCCCATTTCGGCCATTGCAGTTGGACCTCCTCGGTCGGAGCGAGCTCGGCCGGGCTCTCGTCGGGGACCGGCACGCCATTGTCCAAACCTTCCGAGATCGACATGAGCGTGTCGCCCGCGTAGATGCGGGTGCGGAACAGCTCGCGCTGGGAAGGTTTGACAAAGAGGTGGATGCCAAGCTCCGCCCAGGTGTCGCGCACAAGTTGCAGGACGTCCGTCTGCTCGGAGCTCTCGCCCGCGGTCTCGACGATCAATTCCATCGGCCGTCCGTCCGGCAGCAGGCGAATGCCGGAATCGTCGCGCTCGGTTAAGCCCATTTCGTCGAGAAGTGCGTTGGCCTGCTTCAAGTCGAACACGGCCCAGGTTTTCTGGTATTCGGGCTTGAACAAAGGACTTTCGGGAAGTGCGGTATCGTTGCCCTCGATCGCCAAGCCGAAATAAATGACCTTGTTGATTTCGTGGCGGTTGATTCCAAGGGAGAGCGCCCGGCGGAAGCGCACATCGCGCAGGATCGGACGCCAGACTGGATCGTTCGTGTTGAGGTTCGGATAGAGCGCCATTTGGGAACCGAAACCGGTGCGCCAGAGGCGAACCGTGTAATCGTTCTGCTGCTCGCCCCGCTTCAGGAAGGTGTAGTCGCTGAAACGCAGATAGCGCGCCTGCAAGTCGGATTCGCCCGCCTCCGTTTTGAGCGGTATGAGCTTGCCGTCGACGATGTCCATATAGATTCGGTCGATGTAGGGAAGCTGATGCCCCGCCTGGTCGAAGCGGTGGAAAAACGGGTTGCGCACGAAGATGAATCGCTGGGCGGGCGCTTGGGTGGTAAGGATCCAGGGTTGCAGGGTCGGCAAATCCGGATTGTCGTTCTTGTAGCTGTGTCCGCGCAGCGTGTGCAACCCTGTCCATCCCCGCTGCTTCGCCGCCTTGATCATCTGGGCGAGCTTCTCGGGGTCCGCGTATTTGGGGTGGAACTGCTTCATGTAGTGCGCCGGCATGTAAAGCTCGAGCGGCTCGGGTGCGGCGAGATTCGGCAGGAACAAGGGATTGGGTTTGTCCCAGGAATAGCGAACGGTGTAATCGTCCAGGAACTCGACCTTGGGCGGCTCCCCGCCCACAAGAAGCTCCCGCGTCAGGCCGAAGGGCGAGAGTTCCTTGTTGTTCGCAACGTCTTCCCAGTAGTAACGGAAATCCTCGGTCGTGAAGGGCTGGCCGTCGGACCAGCGCATGCCTTTGCGCAAGTGGAACGTGAAGACACGGCCCCCATCCACGTCGAAGCTTTCGAGGATGTCGGGCTCGAGCTGGAATTTCTCATTGTAGCTGACAAGGCGCGCATAGCCGTAAGCGACCATCAGGCGCGTATCCTTGGCGCTCGCCATCAGCACGTGCAATGCGCCACCGGGCCGGCCCACGGTGCGGCCGCTCGTGGCAAGGTCGACGATCAACGGCTGCTTGGGCGCGCGCTCGGCAACGGGCGGCAGGGTGCCGGCGGCAACCTGCGCACGCAGCGAGGGCGTTTCCTGCATTTCGAATGCAGAGAGCGTCCCCGGCTCAAAAATGGCCGCAAAGCAGAGGGTCGCGACAGCGGCGATGCCGATCCGCCTCACGACGCGAGCGCTCCCAATTCGGCGTTCGGATGTGCGCGCACGAAGTGCCCGGATGCGATTTCAACGAGGCGCGTCGGGTTCCCGCGATCGGCCGTGAAAGGGGCCGGCCATGCCGCGGGGATCGAGGCCTTCCCCTCCATGAGGGCGGACAGATCGAGCTTGTGGTTGGGGTCCGGAAACGGCACCGCCGCGAGCAGGGCCCTCGTATAAGGATGCACGGGGCGTTGAAACAGCATGTGGCTAGGCGCCACTTCGACGAGTCGCCCGGCGCACATGACGGCGATTCGGTCGCAAATATAGTCAACGACCGCAAGATTGTGGGAAATGAACAAATAGGTGAGCCCGAGCTGATCCTTGAGGTCCTTGAGGAGGTTGAGCACTTGCGCCTGGATCGAGACGTCGAGTGCCGACACGGGCTCGTCGCATATGAGCATATCCGGCCTGAGCGCCAGTGCGCGTGCGATGCCGATGCGCTGGCGCTGTCCGCCGGAAAAGCTGTGCGGGTAACGATTGAGCATACGCGGGTCGAGCCCGACAAGTTCCATCAGCTCGCGCACCATCTCGACCCGCCATCGATGATCGCCGATGCCGTGGATCGCCAGCGGCTCGCCGATGATGTCCAGGATCGGCATGCGCGGATTGAGCGAGCCATAGGGATCCTGGAATATGAATTGCAGCCGGCGCCGGAACGGGATGAGTTCCTTCGGCGTGAGCGCCCTGACGTCGACCATCGTGCCGTTATCGTTGAAGAGGATCTCACCTTCGTCGGCCGTGAGGGCGCGCGTGACGATCTTGCTGAACGTTGTCTTGCCGCACCCGCTTTCGCCCACGAGCCCGACGCACTCGCCGCGCTTGATCTCGAGGCTGACATCGTCGAGGGCGGTGACGACGCTCTCGGGCTTCAGGTTGAAGAAGCCGCTCTGCCGAATCCGGAACGTCTTGCGTAAGCCCCGAACCTTGAGGAGCGGCCCCGCGGCATCCGCACCCGCAGGCCAAGGGGGCCGCGCCGCAAGGAGATTGCCGGTCTTCGGCTTGATTTCCCGCACGGGGACCAGCCGCTCCCCGGGGCTCATGTCGAATTTGGGCACGGCGCGCAAGAGAGCTTGCAGATAAGGATGTTCCGGATCGCGAAAGACATCAGCGAGCGTGCCGTGCTCGGTCACTTGGCCGTTGTACATGACCACGACTTCTTCGGCGACGTTCGCCACGACGCCGAGGTCGTGGGTAATGATCAGCACCGCCATGTCGAGTTCGCGTTGGAGATCCTGGATCAGCTTGAGAATTTGCGCCTGGATCGTGACATCCAATGCGGTGGTCGGTTCGTCCGCGATCAGGAGTGCCGGGCGGCAAATGAGCGCCATGGCGATCATCGCGCGCTGCCGAAGTCCGCCCGAAAGCTCGAAGGGGTAAGTCTTGAGCGCCCGTGCCGGATCGGCGAATCCGACCAGACGCAGGATATCTTTCGTCAGCTCCATCCCTTCGGCCTTGCTCGCCTTGCGATGGAGAAAAAGAGCCTCGCTGATTTGATCGCCCACGGTATGGAGCGGAGAAAGCGAGGTCATGGGCTCCTGGAAGATGATCGATATCCGCCCGCCGCGAATGGCCCGCATCGTTTCGGATTCCGGATCGAGCTTGGCGATATCGATCGTCTCGCCTTCCTTTGCCGGGTCCGAGAACAGGATTTCGCCGCCGGCGATTCGTCCATTGCGCGGCAGGATGCCCATGATCGCTTGGGAAACGACCGATTTTCCCGAGCCCGACTCGCCGACCAACGCCACCGTGGAGGCTGGCCGCACCCGGAACGAAACCCCCTTCACTGCCCGGATTACCGCACCGTGAACCTGAAACTCCACCTTGAGATCGCGGACAGTGAGAAGATTTATCATGTGCCCATTGCGACTGCCGCAATTCCCAGAGCGGAAAGATTATTTCGCGTCGCCCTATCGATGTTGAGGCCTCTCGCACCCGCTGCCGCCGCGGCTTGCCGAACGATGTCGGCAAATCCGTCAAGAGTCGATTCGAGCGACAAGCGCCTCCTCCCCGCCGCCAAGTCGAGCTGCATCCAACCGCCCGTGCGATCGCGTTTGGTCGCGTAATAACGCAGTCTCAACCCGGTCAGTTCGTCCCAAGGGAGGGTAACGCAGCGCACGCCAGAGGTCGATATGCCATCGCTCGCCAGTGCAACAACCATTCGTTGCCGACGCCAA from Alphaproteobacteria bacterium includes:
- a CDS encoding ABC transporter permease — protein: MTVERRDSPDSDRGHAVDRLLSPRLEHYVSTAPFDPYAIEAMAPGQERYFLAGQWRLMWWKLKRHRLAVVSGIFLAVVYASILVSEILAPYNLRTRHTDFLYAPPQAIHLFDNGRFIGPFVYGFDTSLDMETLRWVYMPNPTRIEKLRFFCLGDEYRFWGMIEGRFHLVCPAEGGTLFLQGTDRLGRDMLSRIIYGARISLTIGLIGISISFLLGLTLGGLAGYYGGWTDSLIQRLIEVIRSFPELPLWMALSAVLPVTWSPALIYFGITIILGLIDWTGLGRAVRSKLLALREEDFCTAAILMGARPRRVIARHLLPSFMSHLIASATLSIPNMILGETALSFLGLGLRPPITSWGVLLNEAQNINAVAVYPWILLPVVPVILVVLAFNFLGDGLRDAADPYR
- a CDS encoding ABC transporter permease — protein: MFGYLTQRLLIMIPTLLAISIVVFIIIELPPGDYLTSYMSELQSQGESVDPQKIQFLREQYGLDKPLVQQYFIWLTGMLRGDFGYSFEYNLPVTKVVGDQLLLSFIVSFATVIFVWVVSFPIGVYSATRQYSIGDYALTFLGFIGLATPNFLLALVLLYIANAWFGTSVGGLMDEKYLDQPWSWAKALSVLAHLWIPVIVIGASGTAGMIRRLRANLLDELQKQYVVTGRAKGLPNRRLLLKYPLRMALNPFVADIGNLLPHLISGAAITSIVLSLPTTGPMLLRALRSQDMFLAGSFLMFLATLTVIGVLLSDILLAVLDPRIRLHGGTTR
- a CDS encoding ABC transporter substrate-binding protein, translated to MRRIGIAAVATLCFAAIFEPGTLSAFEMQETPSLRAQVAAGTLPPVAERAPKQPLIVDLATSGRTVGRPGGALHVLMASAKDTRLMVAYGYARLVSYNEKFQLEPDILESFDVDGGRVFTFHLRKGMRWSDGQPFTTEDFRYYWEDVANNKELSPFGLTRELLVGGEPPKVEFLDDYTVRYSWDKPNPLFLPNLAAPEPLELYMPAHYMKQFHPKYADPEKLAQMIKAAKQRGWTGLHTLRGHSYKNDNPDLPTLQPWILTTQAPAQRFIFVRNPFFHRFDQAGHQLPYIDRIYMDIVDGKLIPLKTEAGESDLQARYLRFSDYTFLKRGEQQNDYTVRLWRTGFGSQMALYPNLNTNDPVWRPILRDVRFRRALSLGINRHEINKVIYFGLAIEGNDTALPESPLFKPEYQKTWAVFDLKQANALLDEMGLTERDDSGIRLLPDGRPMELIVETAGESSEQTDVLQLVRDTWAELGIHLFVKPSQRELFRTRIYAGDTLMSISEGLDNGVPVPDESPAELAPTEEVQLQWPKWGNYYESDGKAGEPPDLPEAKELLALNAAWEATSDPAERTRIWHRMLEINAQQQFSIGIVAGVPQPVVVSNHLKNVPEKAIYAWDPGAQLGIYRPETFWFDTAPAETASLSGAAP
- a CDS encoding ABC transporter ATP-binding protein codes for the protein MINLLTVRDLKVEFQVHGAVIRAVKGVSFRVRPASTVALVGESGSGKSVVSQAIMGILPRNGRIAGGEILFSDPAKEGETIDIAKLDPESETMRAIRGGRISIIFQEPMTSLSPLHTVGDQISEALFLHRKASKAEGMELTKDILRLVGFADPARALKTYPFELSGGLRQRAMIAMALICRPALLIADEPTTALDVTIQAQILKLIQDLQRELDMAVLIITHDLGVVANVAEEVVVMYNGQVTEHGTLADVFRDPEHPYLQALLRAVPKFDMSPGERLVPVREIKPKTGNLLAARPPWPAGADAAGPLLKVRGLRKTFRIRQSGFFNLKPESVVTALDDVSLEIKRGECVGLVGESGCGKTTFSKIVTRALTADEGEILFNDNGTMVDVRALTPKELIPFRRRLQFIFQDPYGSLNPRMPILDIIGEPLAIHGIGDHRWRVEMVRELMELVGLDPRMLNRYPHSFSGGQRQRIGIARALALRPDMLICDEPVSALDVSIQAQVLNLLKDLKDQLGLTYLFISHNLAVVDYICDRIAVMCAGRLVEVAPSHMLFQRPVHPYTRALLAAVPFPDPNHKLDLSALMEGKASIPAAWPAPFTADRGNPTRLVEIASGHFVRAHPNAELGALAS